One genomic window of Clostridium taeniosporum includes the following:
- a CDS encoding electron transfer flavoprotein subunit beta/FixA family protein: MNILVCIKQVPGTSKVEVDQATGVLKRDGIDSKMNPYDLYALETALRIKESKGGTVKVLSMGPNQALSVIKEAYSMGADDGALLSDRKFGGADVLATSYTISQGVRKMGDFQLIICGKQTTDGDTAQVGPEMAEYLNIPHVANVERIIEVKEESVIVEMDMPETLEVVEISYPCLITVNKGIFEPRLPSYRKKIATKDKKISIMSLADFEDRNEKKYGLNGSPTQVERIFPPEVNDDREMWTGDSNELVEKIEHKLKEFKFI; this comes from the coding sequence ATGAATATTTTAGTTTGTATTAAACAAGTACCAGGAACTTCAAAGGTAGAAGTTGATCAAGCCACTGGAGTATTAAAAAGAGATGGTATTGATTCAAAAATGAATCCATATGACTTATATGCATTAGAAACAGCATTGAGAATAAAAGAAAGCAAAGGTGGAACTGTAAAAGTTTTAAGTATGGGACCAAATCAAGCTCTTAGCGTAATTAAAGAAGCTTATAGCATGGGGGCTGATGATGGTGCATTATTATCAGATAGAAAATTTGGAGGTGCTGATGTTTTAGCAACATCATATACAATATCTCAAGGTGTAAGAAAAATGGGAGATTTTCAATTAATAATTTGTGGAAAGCAAACTACTGATGGAGATACAGCTCAAGTAGGTCCTGAGATGGCTGAGTATTTAAATATACCTCATGTAGCAAATGTTGAGAGAATAATAGAAGTTAAGGAGGAATCAGTTATAGTTGAAATGGATATGCCAGAAACTTTAGAAGTAGTTGAAATTTCATATCCATGTTTAATAACTGTAAATAAAGGAATATTTGAGCCAAGGCTTCCGTCTTATAGGAAGAAAATTGCAACTAAAGATAAAAAAATTTCAATTATGAGTTTAGCTGATTTTGAAGATAGAAATGAAAAGAAATACGGATTAAATGGTTCACCAACTCAAGTTGAAAGAATATTTCCACCAGAAGTTAATGATGATAGAGAAATGTGGACAGGTGATTCAAATGAATTAGTTGAAAAGATAGAACATAAATTAAAAGAGTTTAAATTTATTTAA
- a CDS encoding cation-translocating P-type ATPase, which yields MEKYFYKSPEDTLKNFNVTLKGLTEEQVKNQLDKYGDNTLTEKKKKSITSIFLDQFKDLLVIILIAAAIISIATGNIESTIVILVVITVNAILGTVQYVKAEQSLSSLKALSSPTAKVIRNSNKIEIPSKDVVPGDILMLEAGDLIVADGRIIESFSLQVNESSLTGESESVDKISEKIDKPEVALGDQKNMVFSSSLVTYGRSTVLVTSTGMNTELGKIATLMEETEEKQTPLQVSLDDFSKKLAIGVIIICGIVFALNVYRNNTILDSLMFAVALAVAAIPEALSSIVTIVLSIGTQKMSKEHAIIKNLRAVEGLGCVSVICSDKTGTLTQNKMTVKSIFVDDKLITSKEINLNDPLSKFLINSSILCNDSTSIDGKELGDPTEVALINLGHNFNINEVDYRKEHPRLSEIPFDSDRKLMSTLHNINDEYLMITKGAIDVLLKRTALIKTSNGIRKITEKDIDDINKINHELSSNGLRVLSFGYKKLDNNKELSLDDEKDFIFVGLISMIDPPREESKAAVRDCIKASIKPVMITGDHKITASAIAKEIGILQKNDVSVNGIELDKMSDKELLDKLEHISVYARVSPEHKIRIVKAWQSKNKIVSMTGDGVNDAPALKQADIGIAMGITGTEVSKDAASMILTDDNFATIVKSISNGRNIYANIKNSIRFLLSGNTSGILAVLYASLRALPVPFAAVHLLFINLLTDSLPAIAIGMEKSTKDVLNEKPRNSKESILNKNFIKSILFDGLLIAVATVTSYHIGLSNGPVGTASTMAFATLCLARLFHGFNCRGRKSIFKLGLFENKFSWIAFGIGLILLNLVLLVPPLQSLFEVVPLSKTNLGYIYLFAFLPTIIIQIYKMIKYDSEKDSDINIKNKDGNIKEKKQVA from the coding sequence ATGGAAAAATATTTTTATAAAAGTCCTGAGGATACTTTAAAAAATTTTAATGTAACTTTAAAAGGTCTTACCGAAGAACAAGTAAAAAATCAATTAGATAAATATGGGGATAATACCTTGACAGAAAAAAAGAAAAAGAGTATTACTTCTATATTTTTAGATCAATTTAAGGATTTATTAGTTATTATTCTAATAGCTGCTGCAATTATATCTATAGCAACTGGAAATATTGAAAGTACTATTGTTATTTTAGTTGTTATAACTGTAAATGCAATCTTAGGTACAGTTCAATATGTCAAAGCTGAGCAATCATTAAGCAGTTTAAAGGCGCTATCTTCTCCTACTGCTAAAGTTATTAGAAATTCTAATAAAATAGAAATTCCATCCAAAGACGTAGTACCAGGTGATATCTTAATGTTAGAAGCCGGAGACTTAATAGTTGCAGATGGAAGAATAATTGAAAGTTTTTCATTACAAGTTAATGAAAGCTCTTTAACAGGTGAATCAGAAAGTGTAGATAAAATTTCCGAAAAAATAGATAAACCTGAAGTAGCTTTAGGTGATCAAAAAAATATGGTTTTTTCAAGTTCCCTTGTAACTTATGGAAGAAGTACAGTGCTTGTAACAAGTACTGGTATGAATACTGAATTAGGCAAAATAGCCACTTTAATGGAGGAAACTGAAGAAAAGCAAACACCTCTTCAAGTATCTTTAGATGATTTTTCAAAAAAATTAGCTATTGGAGTAATTATTATTTGTGGAATTGTATTTGCTTTAAATGTTTATAGAAACAATACTATATTAGATTCATTAATGTTTGCTGTTGCTCTTGCAGTTGCAGCTATCCCAGAAGCTCTTAGTTCAATAGTTACCATAGTTCTTTCTATAGGAACTCAAAAAATGTCTAAAGAGCATGCTATTATTAAAAATCTTAGGGCTGTTGAAGGTTTAGGTTGTGTATCTGTAATTTGTTCAGATAAAACAGGTACCTTAACCCAAAATAAAATGACTGTTAAAAGTATCTTTGTAGATGATAAATTAATAACTTCTAAAGAAATTAATTTAAATGATCCACTTTCCAAATTTTTAATAAATAGTTCTATACTTTGTAATGATTCTACATCTATTGATGGTAAAGAACTTGGTGATCCTACTGAGGTAGCCTTGATTAATTTAGGTCATAATTTTAATATAAATGAAGTTGATTATAGAAAAGAACATCCTAGATTAAGTGAAATTCCTTTTGATTCAGATAGAAAATTAATGAGTACACTTCATAATATAAATGATGAGTATTTAATGATTACAAAAGGTGCTATTGACGTATTATTAAAAAGAACAGCATTAATAAAAACATCTAATGGCATAAGAAAAATTACTGAAAAAGATATAGATGATATAAATAAGATTAATCATGAATTATCTTCTAATGGATTAAGAGTACTATCATTCGGATATAAAAAATTAGATAATAATAAAGAATTATCTTTAGATGATGAAAAAGATTTTATATTTGTTGGATTAATTTCCATGATAGATCCACCTAGAGAGGAATCAAAAGCTGCTGTACGTGATTGTATTAAAGCTTCAATTAAACCAGTAATGATTACAGGAGACCATAAAATTACAGCTTCTGCTATTGCTAAAGAAATAGGAATACTACAAAAAAACGATGTATCTGTTAATGGTATTGAATTAGATAAAATGTCTGATAAAGAGTTATTAGATAAATTAGAACACATTTCTGTTTATGCTAGAGTATCTCCAGAACACAAAATTAGAATAGTTAAAGCATGGCAAAGTAAAAACAAAATAGTTTCTATGACTGGTGATGGTGTAAATGATGCTCCTGCTTTAAAACAAGCTGATATTGGTATTGCAATGGGTATAACAGGTACAGAAGTTTCAAAAGATGCTGCTTCTATGATATTAACTGACGACAACTTTGCAACTATAGTTAAATCAATAAGTAATGGTAGAAATATTTATGCTAATATAAAAAATTCAATTAGATTTTTACTCTCTGGAAATACCTCTGGAATATTAGCTGTATTATATGCCTCTTTAAGAGCTTTACCAGTGCCTTTTGCTGCTGTACATTTATTATTTATAAATTTACTTACTGATAGTTTACCTGCTATTGCAATAGGTATGGAAAAATCAACAAAAGATGTTTTAAATGAAAAGCCTAGAAACAGTAAAGAATCAATCTTAAACAAAAACTTCATTAAGAGTATATTATTTGACGGACTACTAATTGCAGTTGCTACTGTTACTTCTTATCATATTGGATTATCAAATGGTCCAGTTGGAACTGCTAGTACTATGGCATTTGCTACATTATGTTTAGCTAGATTATTCCATGGTTTTAATTGTAGAGGACGAAAATCTATATTTAAATTAGGTTTATTTGAAAATAAGTTTAGTTGGATAGCTTTCGGAATTGGATTAATATTATTAAATTTAGTTCTATTAGTTCCACCATTACAATCATTATTTGAAGTTGTTCCATTAAGCAAAACAAATTTAGGATATATATACTTATTTGCTTTCCTTCCAACAATAATAATTCAAATATATAAAATGATTAAATATGATTCTGAAAAAGATAGTGATATTAATATTAAAAACAAAGATGGTAATATTAAAGAAAAAAAACAAGTGGCTTAA
- a CDS encoding electron transfer flavoprotein subunit alpha — translation MAKLVVNQEKITNKEELIKICPFGALEINNGKVEINGACKMCKLCVKKGPKGAVEYIEDEVKAIDKSLWRGISVYVDHVNGKIHPVTYELIGKARELAAKINHPVYCVFIGHNILDEAKELLHYGVDKVFVYDDEELKDFRIETYAAAFEEFIKKVKPSSILVGATTIGRSLAPRIAARFRTGLTADCTILDIKEDTDLVQIRPAFGGNIMAQIVTPNSRPQLATVRYKVMTAPERKDETNGEIIKCEIKKDKLNSGIKVLEIKEKNTEVGISDAEVIVAAGRGVKSEKDLTMIKELAELLGAEFACTRPLIEAGWVDAKRQIGLSGRTVRPRLIITCGISGAVQFSAGMNNSDYIFAINSDEKAPIFKVAHYGIVGNMYDIIPQLIEKVKMSKGA, via the coding sequence ATGGCAAAGTTAGTTGTTAATCAAGAAAAAATAACTAATAAAGAAGAGTTAATAAAAATATGCCCATTTGGTGCTCTTGAGATAAATAATGGAAAAGTTGAGATAAATGGAGCTTGTAAAATGTGTAAGCTTTGTGTAAAAAAAGGTCCAAAAGGAGCAGTTGAATATATTGAAGACGAAGTAAAAGCGATAGATAAAAGTTTATGGAGAGGAATATCCGTTTATGTAGATCATGTTAATGGAAAAATTCACCCTGTAACGTATGAATTAATTGGTAAAGCTAGAGAATTAGCAGCTAAAATAAATCACCCTGTTTATTGTGTATTTATTGGACATAACATTCTAGATGAAGCAAAAGAGTTATTACATTATGGAGTAGATAAGGTATTTGTATATGATGATGAAGAATTAAAAGATTTTAGAATAGAAACTTATGCAGCAGCTTTTGAAGAGTTTATTAAGAAAGTTAAACCATCATCAATATTAGTTGGAGCTACAACAATAGGTAGATCATTAGCACCTAGAATTGCTGCTAGATTTAGAACAGGTCTTACAGCAGATTGTACCATACTTGATATAAAAGAAGATACTGATTTAGTACAAATTAGACCAGCATTTGGTGGTAACATAATGGCTCAAATAGTTACTCCTAATTCAAGACCACAACTTGCAACAGTAAGATATAAAGTAATGACAGCACCAGAAAGAAAAGATGAAACTAACGGTGAAATAATTAAATGTGAAATCAAAAAAGACAAACTCAATTCTGGTATTAAAGTTCTTGAAATTAAAGAAAAGAATACAGAAGTTGGAATAAGTGATGCTGAAGTAATAGTAGCAGCAGGTAGAGGAGTTAAATCAGAGAAAGACTTAACAATGATAAAAGAACTTGCAGAACTATTAGGAGCAGAGTTTGCATGTACTAGACCTTTAATTGAAGCAGGATGGGTTGATGCAAAAAGACAAATTGGTTTAAGTGGTAGAACAGTAAGACCAAGACTTATAATAACTTGTGGGATTTCAGGAGCAGTTCAATTTTCAGCAGGTATGAATAATTCAGATTATATATTTGCTATTAATAGTGATGAGAAAGCACCTATATTTAAAGTTGCTCATTACGGAATAGTTGGCAATATGTATGATATTATTCCACAACTTATAGAAAAAGTAAAAATGAGTAAGGGGGCATAA
- a CDS encoding FAD-binding oxidoreductase, whose amino-acid sequence MTYKNIDIKDYEYILSIAENDKERVFFGDEINEDYSHDELGGIKKMPDIVVQAISTEEVSKIMKYAYENSIPVTPRGSGTGLVGAAVPIKGGIVIDLCRMNKILELDEENLTLTLEPGVLLMEIGKYVEEFDLFYPPDPGEKSATIGGNISTNAGGMRAVKYGVTRDYVRGLEVVLPNGKVVELGGKVVKNSSGYSLKDLIIGAEGTLGIVTKAILKLLPLPKKSLSLLIPFPTLENAIDTVPKIIKSKTIPTAIEFMQREAILAAEEFLGKSFPDKSSDAYLLLTFDGNSTEEIEKAYENVANICLDADAIDVFISDTEERQESIWSARGCFLEAIKALTTEMDEVDVVVPRNKIGEFVKFTHELESKYNIRIKSFGHAGDGNLHIYILRDLLDENVWYEKLELVMKDMYDKSNELMGQVSGEHGIGFAKKPYLKESLSDDIISVMEGIKLSFDPKNILNPGKIFK is encoded by the coding sequence ATGACTTATAAAAATATTGATATTAAAGATTATGAATATATATTATCTATTGCAGAAAATGATAAAGAGAGAGTTTTCTTTGGCGATGAAATAAATGAAGATTATAGCCATGATGAATTAGGTGGAATAAAGAAAATGCCTGATATTGTAGTTCAAGCTATAAGTACTGAAGAAGTTTCAAAAATAATGAAATATGCTTATGAAAATTCTATTCCAGTTACTCCAAGAGGTTCTGGTACAGGTCTTGTAGGTGCAGCTGTTCCGATAAAAGGTGGAATAGTTATAGATCTTTGTAGAATGAATAAAATATTAGAACTAGATGAAGAAAATCTTACACTTACATTAGAACCAGGTGTATTACTTATGGAAATAGGTAAATACGTTGAAGAATTTGATTTATTTTATCCTCCAGATCCAGGTGAAAAATCAGCTACTATAGGTGGTAATATAAGCACTAATGCAGGTGGTATGAGAGCAGTAAAATATGGTGTTACTAGAGATTATGTAAGAGGTTTAGAAGTAGTACTACCTAATGGTAAAGTAGTAGAACTTGGTGGAAAAGTAGTTAAAAATAGTTCAGGATATTCATTAAAGGATCTAATAATAGGAGCAGAAGGAACTTTAGGTATAGTAACTAAAGCAATATTAAAGCTATTACCATTACCTAAGAAGTCATTAAGTTTACTTATACCATTTCCCACATTAGAAAATGCAATAGATACAGTACCTAAAATAATTAAATCAAAGACAATTCCAACAGCAATTGAGTTTATGCAAAGAGAAGCTATATTAGCAGCAGAAGAATTTTTAGGAAAGAGTTTTCCAGATAAATCATCAGATGCATATCTTTTATTAACTTTTGATGGGAACTCAACAGAAGAAATTGAAAAAGCATATGAAAATGTAGCTAATATATGTTTGGATGCAGATGCCATAGATGTATTTATATCTGATACTGAAGAAAGACAAGAATCAATTTGGTCAGCTAGGGGATGTTTCCTTGAGGCAATAAAAGCATTAACAACAGAAATGGATGAAGTTGATGTAGTTGTTCCAAGAAATAAAATAGGTGAATTCGTTAAATTCACTCATGAGCTTGAAAGTAAATATAATATTAGAATAAAGAGTTTTGGACATGCTGGAGATGGAAATTTACACATTTATATATTAAGAGATCTATTAGATGAAAATGTATGGTATGAAAAACTTGAATTAGTAATGAAAGATATGTATGATAAGTCAAATGAATTAATGGGACAAGTATCAGGAGAACATGGAATAGGTTTTGCTAAAAAACCTTATTTAAAAGAATCTCTATCTGATGATATAATTTCAGTAATGGAGGGAATTAAATTATCATTTGATCCTAAAAATATATTAAATCCAGGAAAAATATTCAAATAA
- a CDS encoding FadR/GntR family transcriptional regulator yields MFTPIKTPKVYDQVIEQIKLKIKSGELKKGDKLPSEREMSESLCVSRTSVREAIKALEVIGLIESRQGAGNFIKTNFDNSLFEPLSVMFMLQESSLKEMYDLRKTLELECGRLASKNIKDNELEHLSAILDRMYQSETEEESLELDIKFHYVIVKSARNVLLTNILEVISQLMDEFIRTSRMQILHTDNSREILLSMHEDLVKALKFRDEKAIQSAMEKHFDLIWKAYGY; encoded by the coding sequence ATGTTTACACCTATAAAGACACCAAAAGTATATGATCAAGTTATAGAACAAATAAAATTAAAAATAAAAAGTGGTGAACTCAAAAAAGGTGATAAGCTTCCATCAGAAAGAGAAATGTCAGAAAGTCTTTGCGTTTCTCGTACTTCAGTAAGAGAGGCTATAAAAGCATTAGAAGTAATAGGTCTTATCGAAAGTAGACAAGGTGCAGGAAACTTTATAAAAACTAATTTTGATAATTCACTTTTTGAACCTTTATCTGTAATGTTTATGCTTCAAGAAAGTTCTCTTAAAGAAATGTATGACTTAAGAAAAACTTTAGAATTAGAATGTGGAAGATTAGCATCAAAGAATATAAAAGATAATGAGTTAGAGCACTTAAGTGCCATATTAGATAGAATGTATCAATCTGAAACAGAAGAAGAAAGTTTAGAATTGGATATAAAATTTCATTATGTTATAGTAAAATCAGCTAGAAATGTTTTACTTACTAATATATTGGAAGTAATATCTCAATTAATGGATGAATTTATAAGAACATCGAGAATGCAAATTTTACATACTGATAATAGTAGAGAAATATTATTGTCAATGCATGAAGATTTAGTTAAAGCATTAAAATTTAGAGATGAAAAAGCGATTCAAAGTGCAATGGAAAAACATTTTGATTTAATATGGAAAGCATATGGTTATTAA
- a CDS encoding patatin-like phospholipase family protein, which translates to MTGLVLEGGAFRGLFTAGVLDALLDMNLDMKYIVGVSAGITNGYSYVSRQRGRNLEVMEKFINHKRYVGYRNLLKCKSIMDMDFVFDEIPNEHCPFDYETFDKFDGKVLAGSVNVNTGEVEYFDKKHIENQNTILRATCSIPLLFQFVEIKNQFYADGGLIDAIPIKKSVFDGNNKNIIVLTRNEGYRKHESKVSKFVYKLYRKRYPKLAEALKNRHIQYNNQLDYCKELENKNEAIIIRPTIEMNIGRFERDKNKLKEIYNNGYNETIKIREKLIKFID; encoded by the coding sequence ATGACAGGTCTTGTTTTAGAGGGAGGAGCATTTAGAGGGCTTTTTACAGCTGGGGTTTTAGATGCTTTATTAGATATGAATTTAGACATGAAATATATAGTTGGTGTATCTGCTGGAATAACAAATGGTTATTCATATGTTTCTAGACAAAGAGGTAGAAATCTAGAAGTTATGGAAAAATTTATAAATCATAAAAGATATGTTGGATATAGAAATCTATTAAAATGTAAATCTATAATGGATATGGATTTTGTTTTTGATGAGATTCCAAATGAGCATTGTCCTTTTGATTATGAGACTTTTGATAAATTTGATGGTAAGGTATTGGCTGGAAGTGTTAATGTTAATACTGGTGAAGTAGAGTATTTTGATAAAAAACATATAGAAAACCAAAATACTATACTTAGAGCTACATGTTCAATTCCACTTTTGTTTCAATTTGTTGAAATAAAAAATCAATTTTATGCTGATGGTGGGTTAATAGATGCAATACCTATAAAAAAATCTGTTTTTGATGGAAATAATAAAAATATAATAGTTTTAACAAGAAATGAAGGATATAGAAAACATGAATCCAAAGTAAGCAAATTTGTTTATAAATTATATAGAAAAAGATATCCTAAATTAGCTGAAGCTTTGAAAAATAGACATATTCAATATAACAATCAATTAGATTATTGCAAAGAATTAGAGAATAAAAACGAAGCTATAATTATAAGACCAACAATAGAAATGAATATAGGAAGATTTGAAAGAGATAAAAATAAATTGAAAGAAATTTATAATAATGGCTATAATGAAACAATAAAAATTAGGGAAAAATTAATAAAATTTATTGATTAG
- a CDS encoding L-lactate permease, whose protein sequence is MTVYILFVLACIPIIWLMISLGKLKVAGHKACPTALLITVLLAIFIWKMNITDAITSTLEGVALALWPIMLVIIAAVFTYNLSIHTGSMDIIKKIMTSVTTDKRILVLILAWGFGGFLEAIAGFGTAVAIPASILAALGFEPVFAAIICLIANTTPTAFGAIGLPIITLSQITELDIHHLSYAITIQLAVMIIIIPFILVALTGKGIKSIKGVFGITLISGVSFAIPQVFVAKFMGAELPAVIGSVVSMVLTIFVAKKFYNNSENKTSTKEKITFSQGFKAWLPFILVFLFVMICSPLFKSIYEPLSKIKTSVQIYTGVGGKPYTFSWIVTPGVLIILATYVGGLLQGCKFKEISLVLFNTMKQMVKSCITIVSIVSLAKVMGYSGMIKSVADVLVIITGSFYPLIAPIIGALGTFITGSDTSANVLFGELQVQAANSIGANPYWIAGGNVMGATAGKMISPQSIAVATAATNLVGSEGKILNSTLKVCLFYIVLSGLLVYFCGPLFGF, encoded by the coding sequence ATAACCGTGTACATTTTATTTGTTTTAGCTTGTATTCCTATTATTTGGCTTATGATTTCGTTAGGAAAGCTTAAGGTTGCAGGTCACAAGGCATGTCCTACAGCTCTCTTAATAACAGTATTACTTGCTATATTCATTTGGAAAATGAATATTACTGATGCAATTACCTCTACTTTGGAAGGTGTAGCGTTAGCATTATGGCCTATAATGCTTGTCATTATAGCAGCAGTTTTTACTTACAATTTATCTATTCACACAGGTAGTATGGACATTATAAAAAAAATTATGACAAGCGTAACAACAGATAAAAGAATCTTGGTACTTATCTTAGCTTGGGGATTTGGAGGGTTCCTTGAAGCTATAGCAGGATTTGGTACAGCAGTAGCTATACCAGCAAGTATTCTTGCAGCATTAGGTTTTGAACCAGTATTTGCAGCAATTATTTGCTTAATAGCAAATACAACTCCAACAGCTTTTGGTGCCATAGGGTTACCAATAATAACATTATCGCAAATTACAGAATTAGATATACATCATTTATCTTATGCTATAACAATTCAATTAGCTGTAATGATAATAATTATTCCATTTATACTAGTTGCTTTAACTGGAAAAGGTATTAAATCAATAAAAGGAGTTTTTGGAATTACATTAATATCAGGTGTATCATTTGCGATTCCTCAAGTATTTGTTGCAAAATTTATGGGTGCTGAATTACCAGCAGTAATAGGTTCAGTAGTTTCTATGGTATTAACAATTTTTGTAGCAAAGAAATTCTATAATAATTCAGAAAATAAGACAAGTACTAAAGAAAAAATCACATTTAGTCAAGGATTTAAAGCATGGTTACCATTTATACTAGTATTTTTATTCGTAATGATATGTTCACCATTGTTTAAATCAATATATGAACCATTATCAAAAATAAAGACGTCTGTACAAATATATACAGGAGTAGGAGGCAAACCATATACTTTTTCATGGATTGTTACTCCGGGAGTATTAATAATACTAGCAACTTATGTTGGAGGTCTATTACAAGGATGCAAATTCAAAGAAATTAGTTTAGTTCTATTTAACACTATGAAACAAATGGTTAAATCTTGTATAACAATAGTTTCAATTGTATCTTTAGCAAAAGTTATGGGTTACAGTGGAATGATTAAATCTGTAGCAGATGTTTTAGTTATTATAACAGGAAGCTTTTATCCACTAATAGCCCCTATAATAGGAGCACTTGGGACATTTATAACAGGAAGTGATACTTCAGCTAATGTTTTGTTTGGTGAGTTACAAGTACAAGCTGCTAATTCAATTGGAGCAAATCCTTATTGGATTGCAGGAGGAAATGTAATGGGAGCAACTGCAGGAAAAATGATTTCTCCTCAAAGTATAGCAGTTGCAACGGCAGCAACCAATCTTGTTGGTAGTGAAGGAAAGATTTTAAATTCAACATTAAAAGTTTGTTTATTTTATATTGTTTTATCAGGATTATTAGTATATTTCTGTGGACCACTATTTGGATTTTAG